CGTTCTCTGGCCACTTCGCCTGATTGTCCAGTTTATACAGTGGCCACCAGTGGTTACAATATTGGATTAGTCTGGATTTCAGTAACGAGTCTCCCCCTATCTTTTCCCAGTGATTCAATATACATTTCAACGGAGAACTCGGGATATCATTTCCCACTCTAGTTTTAGAACAGACCGCCCCCATACTCAGCAGTACAAGTATATAACAAGGGCTGGGAAGCGAATACAACGATTACCTGGGCGCGGGGAGTCCCCGCGGTTGTTTCTGGGATGCAGCGGGTGGGTGATGCTGCCCAGACTGCTGGCGCTGGAGCAGGCGAGAgcccggcgggccggggccgggctgctgTGCTGCGGGTCTATTGGGtttcttctcctctccttctcctccccgaGCCAAGATGAAGGCAGGGGAACGGCGGAGCTGCAACTGGGGGTGCCCCTGTCCGCCCGCCCGCTCCCACTCGCGCCGGGAATTCGGTGCGCACTGGCACGAGAGGGCGCTTCGCGTCCACAAATGCGATTTCAGCGGCGCACACAGAAAGCAAATCAATAATCGATAGCACACACACCCCGATTGCTTCGAAAGCCCAACAGTCAGTTAAGTTCCAACACTCTTCCAGCTAACGAGCTTTATAGCACAGGCGTCCCAGTGTTGATTTTGCAGGCCGGCAAACTGAAATCAATACACAACCCACTTATACACACACTGCCAGAGACCAAAAAGAATTCAGAGTATCTAAGCAAACTCCACCACAAAAGTACAGCAGTGTTTTGGCTCCGGTGCTATAAGCCTGGTTTGTTTTCTCCTCAGCCAGCTACAACACTGTTTTAAGCTTCCTGCTCCAGGGGAACCCCTCGGAGGGGACTGGAAGTCCCAGTAGTCCTGGGGGACTCAAAGCCCTGGATGGTGAGTTTCCCAGGGACTTAACCCCCGTTGGGTGACTCAAACCCCTCACCAGTAACTCTGTGAGGGGATTCGTATCCCTCGTCAATAACCCAAAGATAAACAATTTAAATGATGCCTTTACTCACCCCAGGGATCTTGCCTCGAGCCCCTGACGGTCTGAGGCCGAGGCTCTCCCCGAGAACCCCCCGGTGCTGGCTGGAGATCTGTCGACTGCAGATCCGTCGAGGCTCAGAGGTGAGCTCCTATCTGGGTGCCCAATAAATGCCACCGAAAAGTGGGTAAAATAAAACCCCTTAACCCCTAAGTAGTGTTAAGAAGCTATCACAAGCCTGGTGCACGGGGGATAAGCTCCACCTGGTGCGCACACGATTCACTACAAGTGCGTTGCTTAAATACAGTCACCGTGTGTGTATTATAATTGTTAAATTACCATAAAACTTTCCCCATGTTTCCCGGTTCAGTTTTTTCTATAATCTTGTTTTGGCTATAGCTGCATTCCTAAGGCAGATGTCTTCCCCTTATCTTCCTTCCGTCCTTGATGAGAAAGCAGCTCCTCATACACTGTTTTTTTGCTAAAAGTACACAGACACAGCGGAAATTGGATTAACACTTTTTGTACCAGTTCCACAACAGGACTGAGAGCACATCTCTGCACCTGCCAAGGACTTGGGCTGGAAAGGATAAAAGAAAGAGtgcaggagataaggaagggaTACAGGCTCTGTGGAAAAAAGAACCAGCCAGGCTGTCCTGCATTACCAACCTGATGGTTTGGCCAAACAATGAACACCAAGGCTTCTGAACAAATGacaagtatttattttatactgaagaaaaagaaattaagatgtCAACACCACACCAAGAGTCAGAGACAATCCTCCAAACATTTGAACAGCAAAAATCTTTCCAAGGCAATAAAGCAAAGGAAACAGCATTACATCTGGAATGATGATGAAAACCCAGTGGTTTAGTTGCTCCCTGTTTCCAGTCATATGCAGCAAGTCCTTTATGCTAACTGGACCTGCTTTATGCTAACTGTATCATCTGGCTTCTTGGTCCCAGCTAAGGCACAAACTAAGACACCTGATAGTGCTCTTCAGCTTGTGAAGGAGCAGGATGTCAGCTCTGTTAAACAGGTCAGACTAAGTAGTTTTTTTAGTGCTAAGAAGCCTCGCTGATGACAGCAGCAAAGAGCTGAGCAGAGAAGTGTCCCCCTTCCCTGGCCAGCAACTGCCACCAACAGATCTGGGGATGCTCCAGTGCTggagataaaaatcactgtgaGTCACCTTAGCTTACTAGTGAAAGGACAATGCTCTCTTCTCTACATCTCAGTGGTTTATGCTGATAAATTACCCTGACCTTTTGCACATGACCTCTTCAAAACAGCTCTCCTGGCTGTAACCCAAACTTTCCCCCAGCAACAGACTGAAAGTCTTTAAATGCTAAGAATGTCCCCTCCCAGGCTCCTCAGCAGAAGCAAGACCCTGGGTTCCAGCCAGGCCCCTGCTCAGTGCCCCAGATGACATCTGCAGTGCTACCTGGAGGTGCAAGAGCTTGGGGAGAGCTGTGTCTTCTCATCTGTAgtctctctgcagcacaggTTGCTGTTCAGGGCTCCCAGAGTTTCTGCAGAGGAAGTACTGGTGGTTGAGGGCTGCTTTGGCTGAGATGCGCTTACTGGGATCATACAGGAGCAATTGCTGCCAAGAGAAAAACCCAGAAGATTTAGGATTTTAAAAACCGGGTGATTAATTGCACCTGCACACAGCTGGGCCCAGTTGCAGATACTGGTCCtgcctttttcctcctctgtgctTCAGGAGTAACCAACAACTGAAGTTACTCTGGGGATTATGTTAGAAGAGTTCCTTGACTCCCAGTGCAGTGATTCCTAGAGGAACCTACATTGACAGTCCTTCTTCAGAGTAAGACTGAGCGCTATTCCATTATTTGGTGCTTCTGCAATGTCAGAGGTGAGCATTCAACCCAGATCAGCTACACTTCCAGGTAATTAAATCTCAAATATCCCTATTCCTTTCCCAGTTTGAAAAAGTCCTGTCTACCCCCAGGCCCTGTTCTGAGCCCTCACTCACTGTCAGTAAGTCTCTCCCATCTCGATCTAAATTTGGAACAATGTCCTTCATCTCCTTCCGTGGCCACTGGGGGAAGCTGCCCTTGTAGTCAGGGAGCTGGGTCACACCAGGCCAGGTCACCTCGGTGGGAGTGCCCAGGGTGCGAAAGATCTGGAAGAGCTGATCGATCTCAGAGTCCCCTGCAAACAGGGCCTTCCTGGTCATctgggggaagaaaataaaaagccagtTCCCACCTTTCCATCAGTTGTGTGCCCTATTTCCTGCTGCAAGCAACCCTCTGTCCCAGCAGGTGCAAACAACTGCACAGACCAGAGCAGTGGCAATGCAGTGATTCTGCCAGGCAGTAGCTGGGAGCATCACGGGTGTCTGACTGCTTGCTCCCACTCTTGGCTAGCtctctcctgcctgctctgcagctcagggacTTTGGGAATGAGGAAAAGTGCTATTATACTGCAGGGCTAACCACAGCTCTTCCAAGGAGTATGGACCCCTAGGAGATCCATTCTGCCATGCCATGAGAGTGCTTGTTCTCTGCAGCCCACCATGGGGACATCTGGAAGAGAGTCACCTCCTCCCAGGGCCAAAATGCTGCAGCAATAAGGCTGAAGTTATCCCTTTTGCAAGGAGAAGCATTATGTTCCAAGGTACTTGGAACTGCAGCCTTCTGCCAGGCCCCCAGGGTGGTGGATTTCCTTCTGAGATAAGGACCAGATAACCCTTAGGGTGGACCTTCCATAAAGCACAGCCCAGGACAAGGTGGGAACACAGTATCCCAGATGGTCTGCATTTCAtccctccttcccactgcaGCTGCCTTCTCTGGTTCATGAAAGAGATTATTTAAACCCATCCTACCATTTCTGCAAAGATGCAGCCGATGCTCCAGATATCCACAGGGGTCGAGTAGTATCTGCATCCCAGCAGTATCTCAGGGGCTCGGTACCACAGAGTCACCACCTGGAAAGGAACCAACAAACAGGCTTTGTCTGATTTCCCTGGATGAAACCAGAGGCGTGGGACCCTCCCTTCTCAGCTGTAATGCTGTGACTGTACGAATCAGAGCATGCTAAGGCCTTGCTGAATTTACAGACACTAGTGCCTGCAAATTAGCACTGAATTTGGGATTTACGGAACACTCTTCAACAACACACTCTGGAACAATTAAGTGTACCCTGTGGAGAGAAGGTGGGAGCCCAGCTGGCAGCCTGGCCCCAGTAGAGACAGTCAGCACACCTTGTGGGGACATGGAGGTCCTTTAGCTGCAGGTGAGGTTAAGAGCACATTCCTGGCATTGCTGTGCTTCTGTTATAGATGAGCaacttgtgctgctgctgttcaccCACTCTGGATTTTGTACCCCACTCAGGAAGCCTTGACATTACCTCATGAGTGTATGTGCGTAGGGGGACACCAAAAGCTCTTGCTAGTCCAAAATCAGCCAGCTTGATTGCTCCTGCTTCGTTAATGAGCAAGTTCTGTGGCTTCAAGTCCCTGTGGATGACCCTGTGTGAGTGGCAAAAGCTCacaccctgcagcagctggaaaaggtAGTTCTAAGGAGAGAAGAGATTTCAGGTAAGGCCATGATGAAAACACTTTGAACTCTGGATTGTGTGAACCAACGCACTTTGGATCTCTCGTAGATCTGAATGGGAAGAAAGCCCTTGTTTCAGTGCAACATCAGGGTTATGGGCCACTACTCAGAGATACACACAAACTGCTGCCACACCACATGGGGACAGAGAGACTCTGGTCCAGGCACTGTCAGTCTCCTCCACCCACCCATTACTGTCTACAAAGGCAATTAGTAATAGATCCCTCCTTTGTTCTGCAGTGAGATAGGCTGGAGAGCCTGGAAACTGCttggaaataaacatttcagagCAATAGTGCCCTGAAGGTTTCCCAGCTAAAATGTTTGAGACCTGGGAGGCTGAGGAACAATTTCCAGGCCCAGTCTGAGCATCTCTGAGATGACTCCATCCAGCAGAAGGTAGCAGGGACATGCTATCTGCCCTGCCTGTTGGCATTCCTTCCATGCTGTACCTTGACCAAGCTTAAAGGAAGCTCTCCAGCTTGGCATGAGTCCATGTACTTCTTCAGGTCCTGATTCAGATACTCAAACACCATATAGAGCTTCTTCTGGCTGTGTATGACATCCAGGAGCCTGTAAAAGAAGTACAGGCCCTCCCTTCAATATCTGCTCCAAACCTATGCAAATACCCAAACATCCCTCCTCCCACACATGCCTCTGCTCTGTTGGTCCTTTGGAGAAGAGAGGGGCAGTTTAAGGGAAGAATCTAGTatggggcagcagcagtgtgttGGTGAAGTGGCAGACCCATGAGGTATGTCTGAAAACCAGGGAAGTTTAAGGGATTCCTGCattttcctctgtatttttGTCCTGCCTATGCAGTTGGGGAAGGACAGAAAAACCTGCTTGTTGCCTGCTCCTGGATGAGTTGGTGGAAAGGGTGCATCCAGGTCTTACCTGACTATGTTAGGGTGCTTCAGCTCCTTCAGCAGTGAGATTTCTCTGATCGCGGTGCTGGGGACACCCTCTGACTCCCTGTGGCAGAGACAGGCTGTACTACACCCCATAACCCAGGGGGATCCCACAGTCCAAGTGAGCGCTTTGTCCTTTCCTTCTTCCACTGTACCCCAAGGGAGCATTTGAGTTTGGGGTGGAGCAATGGCTGGGGTGGGCTGGGGTGAGTCAGGGGGAGATGGAGTTGTGGgcaaggagagggaagggatgACCTAGACATGCAAGCCTTGGGGCAGAGCTTGTTTGGAAGCACCTGAGGGTGCATTTAGAGAAGCAATCATGTATAAATTACCTAGGTCTCTTTTTGGAGGTGGGggaaaatgaaagcttttcaCCCCTCAGGCAGCCACCTCCTCCACGCTGAGGGGCCACCATGGGGTGCAGCCCCAGTATATTGGCTCCCAGACACCCCTCACTGTGCACACAGCTCAGAAATAAGGCAACAGAAATAAGCTTT
The DNA window shown above is from Lonchura striata isolate bLonStr1 chromosome 19, bLonStr1.mat, whole genome shotgun sequence and carries:
- the CDK3 gene encoding cyclin-dependent kinase 3, producing MEATQASFQKVEKIGEGTYGVVYKARNKRTGQLVALKKIRLDAESEGVPSTAIREISLLKELKHPNIVRLLDVIHSQKKLYMVFEYLNQDLKKYMDSCQAGELPLSLVKNYLFQLLQGVSFCHSHRVIHRDLKPQNLLINEAGAIKLADFGLARAFGVPLRTYTHEVVTLWYRAPEILLGCRYYSTPVDIWSIGCIFAEMMTRKALFAGDSEIDQLFQIFRTLGTPTEVTWPGVTQLPDYKGSFPQWPRKEMKDIVPNLDRDGRDLLTQLLLYDPSKRISAKAALNHQYFLCRNSGSPEQQPVLQRDYR